The proteins below come from a single Holdemania massiliensis genomic window:
- a CDS encoding DUF2815 family protein — MAVKETTVSTGIVRLSYEHLWEPAAIEEGQEKKYSASFIIPKSDKKTIAKIKKAIELAKENGKTSKWGGVIPKNLKMPLRDGDEERPDDPAYEDAYFINANCSMSRPPFIVDGEKRPISTQSEVYSGCYGNASVTFYPFNAAGNKGIACGLNGFMFRRDGEALATRITADEAFADIEVDDDDDLFD, encoded by the coding sequence ATGGCAGTAAAAGAAACGACAGTATCAACAGGAATCGTCCGATTATCCTACGAGCATTTATGGGAACCAGCAGCCATTGAAGAAGGTCAGGAAAAGAAATATTCGGCCAGCTTCATCATCCCAAAGTCAGATAAGAAGACGATCGCAAAAATCAAAAAAGCGATTGAGCTGGCAAAGGAGAACGGCAAGACAAGTAAGTGGGGCGGTGTGATTCCGAAGAACTTAAAAATGCCGCTGCGAGACGGCGACGAAGAACGTCCTGATGATCCGGCCTATGAAGATGCGTATTTCATCAATGCAAACTGCTCAATGAGCCGCCCACCATTTATCGTTGATGGTGAGAAACGCCCGATATCCACACAGTCCGAAGTGTATAGTGGCTGTTATGGCAACGCTTCGGTGACTTTCTATCCATTTAATGCTGCAGGTAACAAAGGCATCGCCTGTGGATTGAATGGATTCATGTTCCGGCGAGATGGGGAAGCGCTGGCTACACGAATCACCGCTGATGAAGCATTCGCAGATATCGAAGTAGACGACGATGACGACCTCTTTGACTAG
- a CDS encoding DNA polymerase: MRQLSIDIETYSSTDIKLGVYRYVDAPDFQILLFAYAFDDEPVELIDLACGEALPADVVQALTDKTVLKKAYNAQFERVCIGKYLGTQLDVRQWWCTMAHAAQLGLPGRLGDVAALLKLEQQKDKSGTLLINYFSKPCKPTKANGERTRNYPYHDMDKWDLFCKYCKQDVETERAIGKYLEQFPPLPNELLIYREDQRINDRGIRIDMDLVDAVLEYNDAHASDLLDQSAEITGLANANSRDQLLSWIQSQGVDIPDIRKETLETLLDTEIPDPVRTVINNRLETGKASVKKYQMLKDATAADGRIHGTLQYYGANRTGRWAGRLVQVQNLTKNYLPEIDAVRTLVKRKDFETLEMLYPSMSDIFSQLVRTAFTAKEGYTFAIADYSAIEARVIAWLAGEDWVCEVFKHDGDIYKQTASKMFGIPINQIDKPLRQRGKVSTLALGYQGGTGALIAMGALKMGVPEEDLPKLVKAWRKANPHIVRLWHDVDDRVRVCLKNRSEFNLHHGVHFKCDKGYLFITLPSGRQLAYLQPRLTDEGKIQYQGMEQGKRVWGVKDTYGGKLVENIVQAIARDCLAEAMLKVAAAGYEICFHIHDELIVEVPKQDADLHLAAIRKLMGSQLAWAPDLYLTAAGYTSDYYLKD, translated from the coding sequence ATGCGTCAGCTGTCCATCGACATTGAGACCTACAGCAGCACTGACATCAAACTGGGCGTTTACAGATATGTAGACGCCCCTGATTTTCAAATATTATTGTTTGCTTACGCCTTTGACGATGAGCCGGTGGAGTTGATCGATCTGGCTTGTGGTGAGGCGCTGCCGGCGGATGTCGTGCAGGCACTAACGGATAAGACGGTGCTCAAAAAGGCTTATAACGCTCAGTTTGAACGGGTCTGTATAGGCAAATACCTGGGCACGCAGCTGGATGTTAGGCAGTGGTGGTGTACGATGGCTCATGCCGCCCAGCTGGGTCTGCCTGGCCGCCTGGGCGATGTCGCTGCATTACTTAAATTGGAGCAACAAAAGGATAAATCCGGAACGCTGCTGATCAACTATTTTAGTAAGCCGTGCAAGCCGACTAAGGCAAATGGAGAGCGCACCCGCAACTACCCTTACCATGATATGGATAAGTGGGATCTGTTTTGTAAGTATTGCAAGCAAGACGTAGAGACGGAGCGTGCGATCGGCAAATACCTGGAGCAGTTCCCACCATTGCCAAACGAACTGCTTATTTATAGAGAGGATCAGCGGATCAACGATCGCGGCATCCGGATCGACATGGATCTGGTTGATGCGGTGCTGGAGTATAACGATGCCCATGCCTCTGATCTGCTAGATCAATCAGCAGAGATCACCGGGCTTGCCAATGCCAACAGCCGGGATCAGCTGCTGTCCTGGATCCAATCGCAGGGGGTCGATATCCCTGACATACGCAAGGAGACTCTGGAGACATTGCTTGATACGGAGATCCCGGATCCTGTGCGTACCGTAATCAATAACCGGCTGGAGACTGGGAAGGCATCCGTCAAAAAGTATCAAATGTTAAAAGACGCCACAGCTGCTGATGGACGAATCCATGGCACGCTGCAGTATTACGGCGCTAACCGTACAGGCAGATGGGCCGGCAGGTTGGTTCAAGTGCAAAATCTGACTAAAAACTACTTGCCGGAGATCGATGCAGTCCGAACGCTGGTTAAGCGTAAAGACTTCGAGACGCTGGAGATGCTTTACCCTTCCATGTCTGACATCTTTTCTCAGCTTGTTCGGACGGCTTTTACCGCTAAAGAGGGTTATACCTTTGCGATCGCGGATTACAGCGCAATTGAGGCGAGGGTGATCGCTTGGTTGGCGGGGGAGGACTGGGTCTGCGAGGTATTTAAGCATGATGGTGACATCTATAAGCAGACTGCCTCTAAGATGTTTGGCATCCCGATTAATCAGATTGACAAGCCATTACGGCAGCGTGGCAAGGTATCTACTTTAGCGCTTGGCTATCAAGGTGGTACTGGTGCGCTGATCGCAATGGGCGCTCTCAAGATGGGTGTACCTGAGGAGGATTTGCCTAAGCTGGTCAAAGCCTGGCGCAAAGCCAATCCTCATATTGTGCGGCTTTGGCATGACGTGGATGACAGAGTACGGGTCTGTTTGAAAAATCGTTCTGAGTTTAATCTGCATCACGGTGTCCACTTTAAGTGTGATAAAGGCTACCTGTTTATCACATTACCTTCCGGGCGTCAGCTTGCTTACCTGCAGCCGCGTCTGACTGATGAGGGTAAGATCCAATATCAAGGCATGGAGCAGGGTAAGCGCGTCTGGGGAGTTAAAGATACATACGGCGGCAAACTCGTGGAAAACATTGTCCAGGCGATCGCGAGGGACTGTTTGGCAGAGGCCATGCTCAAAGTGGCAGCTGCCGGGTACGAGATTTGCTTTCACATCCACGATGAGCTGATTGTCGAAGTACCCAAGCAAGACGCTGATCTGCACCTGGCAGCGATCCGTAAACTGATGGGATCGCAGCTTGCCTGGGCGCCTGATCTCTACCTGACAGCCGCTGGCTATACATCAGACTATTATTTGAAAGACTAA
- a CDS encoding virulence-associated E family protein, whose amino-acid sequence MQLKIATGASRKAKKWKNIEISWNDLCKKLSETYRTRETMAEYAKLKKPNQDEIKDVGGFVGGWLAQGQRKSDTVLCRTVLTLDVDNALPSFWDDLTLLNDYACCIYSTHKHKPEAQRVRLIIPLAREVSAEEYEAIARWVAKELGIDQFDDTTYQASRLMYWPSTSKDGEFIFNQQDGPFLDPDVVLANYPDWHDVSFWPQSSRVTEIVHKQAKRQGDPLTKEGLIGAFCRTYSIDAAIETFLNDVYLPCNLPGRYTYAGGSTAAGLVLYDDKFAYSNHGTDPASGKLCNAFDLVRIHKFGDLDDDAKVDTPVNKLPSYLAMMDMAAADPEVKLLYMKESISDFDDEDDAAWMNGFELDGKQRKKPTRGNIELILRNDKELKHIKGYNTFAYRYEIDGPLPWDEQTGTRRWEDNDDAGLRSYLEKKYDIDVKSKAEDALSIVMNERRFSSVLEYLEPLEWDGVARIETLLVDYLGAEDSAYTREAMKNTLVGAVARIYRPGCKMDNALVLIGLQGLGKSTFIRKLARREEWYTDSVNRFGDKDSMSAIQGKWIVELAELAGMAKAEVEAVKAFISSSSDSFRKAYRRNDKDYLRQSILIGSTNNENFIRDATGGRRFWPVKIGIQKRSKDVFKDLDQEIDQIWAEAKFYFLRGDSWFAQGEFAMLAAEKQRESAELDSYTETIKEYLDTLLPADWYSSKTWTDESRVEFFNDSYGLYKDKERTLQRDRVSIIEVGRECFGLSKVKLDMRMSKQIADAMRKIEGWEYRKRVRRPGGNPSVGFVRIKKDET is encoded by the coding sequence ATGCAGCTGAAGATTGCAACCGGCGCAAGCCGAAAAGCAAAAAAGTGGAAAAATATCGAGATCAGCTGGAATGACCTCTGTAAAAAGCTGTCAGAGACTTACCGTACCCGGGAGACGATGGCCGAGTATGCCAAGCTCAAAAAGCCTAACCAGGATGAGATCAAAGACGTCGGCGGGTTTGTTGGCGGATGGCTCGCACAGGGGCAGCGTAAGAGCGATACAGTGCTTTGCCGGACTGTCCTTACCCTTGACGTGGATAACGCGCTGCCGAGCTTTTGGGATGACTTGACGCTGCTTAATGACTATGCCTGCTGCATCTACTCGACGCATAAGCATAAGCCAGAGGCACAGCGAGTCCGCCTGATCATCCCACTGGCCCGAGAGGTCAGTGCCGAGGAGTACGAGGCGATCGCTCGTTGGGTGGCCAAGGAGCTTGGCATCGATCAGTTTGATGATACGACCTATCAGGCCAGCCGGCTGATGTACTGGCCAAGCACCAGCAAGGATGGAGAGTTTATCTTTAACCAGCAGGATGGTCCTTTCTTGGATCCTGATGTCGTCTTAGCTAATTATCCAGACTGGCACGACGTGAGCTTCTGGCCGCAGTCCTCCAGAGTCACGGAGATCGTCCACAAGCAGGCCAAGCGCCAAGGTGATCCGCTAACCAAAGAGGGACTGATTGGTGCCTTCTGCCGCACGTACAGCATAGATGCAGCCATTGAGACATTTTTAAATGATGTCTACTTGCCATGTAATCTACCCGGCCGGTACACCTATGCCGGCGGTTCAACGGCTGCGGGTCTGGTGCTGTATGACGATAAGTTTGCTTACTCCAATCATGGCACGGATCCAGCATCCGGCAAGCTGTGCAACGCATTTGACTTGGTGCGGATCCACAAGTTTGGCGATCTCGATGATGATGCCAAAGTGGACACGCCAGTCAATAAGTTGCCGTCTTATCTTGCCATGATGGATATGGCAGCTGCTGATCCAGAGGTTAAGTTGCTTTACATGAAAGAAAGTATATCCGATTTCGATGATGAAGATGATGCCGCGTGGATGAACGGCTTCGAGCTTGATGGGAAGCAACGGAAAAAACCTACTCGCGGAAACATTGAACTTATTCTGCGGAATGATAAAGAATTGAAGCATATCAAAGGCTACAACACTTTTGCATATCGTTATGAAATTGATGGACCCTTGCCTTGGGATGAACAGACAGGAACAAGACGATGGGAAGACAACGATGATGCCGGTTTGCGGAGTTACTTGGAAAAGAAATACGACATTGACGTAAAATCAAAGGCAGAGGATGCCTTATCTATCGTCATGAATGAGCGCCGTTTCAGCAGCGTTCTGGAGTACCTTGAACCGTTGGAATGGGACGGTGTGGCTCGTATAGAAACGCTCTTGGTGGACTACTTAGGAGCGGAAGACAGCGCTTATACAAGGGAAGCAATGAAGAACACTCTGGTCGGTGCAGTGGCGAGAATATACCGCCCTGGCTGTAAGATGGACAATGCGCTCGTCTTAATTGGTCTGCAGGGGCTTGGAAAATCAACGTTTATCCGTAAGTTAGCGCGCCGGGAAGAATGGTACACCGATTCTGTTAACCGGTTCGGTGATAAGGACTCCATGAGTGCCATTCAAGGGAAGTGGATTGTTGAGCTTGCTGAGCTGGCGGGTATGGCAAAGGCGGAAGTGGAAGCAGTCAAAGCATTCATTTCATCCAGTTCTGATTCCTTCCGGAAGGCGTACCGTCGTAATGATAAAGACTACTTGCGGCAATCCATCCTGATCGGATCCACGAACAATGAAAACTTCATTCGTGACGCGACGGGTGGCCGCCGATTCTGGCCGGTGAAGATCGGGATTCAGAAGCGCTCAAAAGACGTATTCAAAGACCTGGATCAAGAAATTGATCAGATCTGGGCAGAAGCGAAATTCTATTTCTTACGCGGGGATTCCTGGTTCGCGCAGGGAGAATTTGCGATGCTAGCTGCCGAAAAGCAGCGCGAAAGCGCGGAGTTGGACAGCTACACCGAGACTATCAAAGAATATTTAGATACGTTGCTTCCTGCAGATTGGTACAGCAGTAAAACATGGACAGATGAATCAAGAGTGGAGTTTTTCAATGATTCTTACGGCTTATATAAAGATAAGGAGAGAACTCTGCAGCGCGATCGAGTGTCTATCATCGAAGTAGGCCGAGAGTGTTTTGGGTTATCAAAGGTGAAGTTAGACATGAGAATGAGTAAACAAATTGCGGATGCAATGCGGAAAATAGAGGGGTGGGAGTATCGAAAACGGGTCAGACGACCAGGGGGAAATCCTAGCGTTGGATTCGTAAGAATTAAAAAAGATGAAACGTAA
- a CDS encoding DUF2800 domain-containing protein, whose protein sequence is MAADVINHTGRAHAVLSASAANRWMHCPPSARLAERYPQTTSSYAEEGTRAHEIAEQCLRAFKDGTSEPVYEGDDLRIRGELQPYIDWIVETYNEYKDKSTDTIMLLETRVDFSDVVPDGFGTGDVIIISDATLHIIDLKFGKGVPVDANLNPQLMLYALGALNLFGDLYDINLVRMTINQPRLDHISTSFASAAEIRHWGDHKVAPVAQQAYEGKGEFACGDWCRWCPAKNCRHRAAVNQKLIEDHQDPAALNKKELGVILRQLGQVKSWMDTLTSYATDQILQGNEIPGWKLVEGRSIRKYVDEDKVAEKLKAEGYAEATIYEKVLLGITKMEKAIGKKLFADLLGDLVVKPAGAPTLAPETDKRKEYNPQLQILEEMEIEEE, encoded by the coding sequence ATGGCTGCAGACGTAATCAATCATACGGGACGGGCACACGCTGTTCTCAGCGCGTCAGCGGCAAATCGGTGGATGCACTGTCCACCCTCTGCCCGTCTGGCCGAGCGATATCCACAGACTACAAGCAGCTACGCTGAGGAGGGCACACGGGCTCATGAGATCGCTGAACAGTGCCTGAGGGCGTTTAAAGATGGCACGTCAGAGCCTGTCTACGAGGGTGATGATCTGCGGATCCGTGGAGAGCTGCAGCCTTATATTGATTGGATCGTGGAGACTTATAATGAGTATAAGGACAAGTCGACTGATACGATTATGTTGCTGGAAACCCGAGTTGACTTTAGTGATGTCGTGCCTGATGGCTTTGGCACCGGTGACGTGATCATCATCTCTGATGCAACCTTACACATTATCGACTTAAAGTTCGGTAAGGGAGTACCGGTCGACGCCAATTTAAATCCACAGCTTATGCTGTATGCACTTGGTGCTCTTAATCTCTTTGGAGATCTGTACGATATCAACCTGGTGCGTATGACTATCAACCAGCCGCGCTTGGACCACATCAGTACCAGCTTTGCTTCGGCGGCGGAGATCAGACATTGGGGAGACCATAAAGTAGCTCCAGTGGCCCAACAGGCATACGAGGGTAAGGGTGAGTTTGCTTGTGGCGATTGGTGTCGTTGGTGTCCAGCCAAAAACTGCAGGCACCGAGCGGCAGTCAATCAAAAACTGATCGAGGATCATCAAGATCCTGCGGCGCTCAACAAAAAAGAGCTCGGCGTAATTCTGCGGCAGCTTGGCCAGGTTAAGTCTTGGATGGATACACTCACCAGCTACGCTACGGATCAGATCCTGCAAGGTAATGAGATTCCGGGGTGGAAGCTGGTTGAGGGTCGTAGCATACGCAAATATGTTGATGAGGATAAAGTGGCCGAAAAGCTTAAAGCAGAAGGCTATGCAGAGGCTACGATCTACGAAAAGGTTTTGCTTGGCATTACGAAAATGGAGAAAGCCATCGGCAAGAAGCTCTTTGCAGACTTACTTGGTGATCTGGTCGTTAAGCCGGCCGGCGCTCCGACGCTGGCTCCTGAAACAGATAAGCGTAAAGAGTATAACCCACAACTACAAATTTTAGAAGAAATGGAAATTGAGGAGGAATAA
- a CDS encoding antA/AntB antirepressor family protein — protein sequence MELLKANYDDERITFSARELHEFLELSTEFRKWFPRMCEYGFEEGVDFQRVSQKCPTPGGVQEVVDYQITIDMAKEIAMIQRNEKGKQARRYFLEIEKRWNSPEHIMSRALQISEKRNKILEQEKQELLPLAEYARAIGKVDGLMMIGDLAALLTQNGYSIGRLELFEWLRNHGYLIRQKNSRNVPTRRSMKMGLFRVFEEIYYEGAEARMSLEVQVTEKGVKYFVKKFTGKTDYEK from the coding sequence GTGGAACTTTTAAAAGCTAACTACGATGATGAACGCATCACTTTCTCAGCAAGGGAACTGCACGAATTTTTAGAGTTAAGTACTGAATTCAGAAAGTGGTTTCCGAGAATGTGCGAATATGGATTTGAGGAAGGTGTTGACTTTCAAAGGGTGTCCCAAAAATGTCCGACCCCTGGAGGTGTGCAGGAAGTGGTAGATTATCAAATCACCATTGACATGGCAAAAGAGATCGCGATGATCCAGCGCAATGAAAAAGGGAAGCAGGCGAGACGATATTTCCTTGAAATTGAAAAACGTTGGAACAGTCCGGAACACATCATGTCAAGGGCGCTGCAGATATCAGAAAAGAGGAACAAGATTCTAGAGCAGGAAAAGCAGGAGCTGTTACCCCTAGCCGAATATGCCAGAGCGATCGGCAAGGTAGACGGCTTGATGATGATCGGAGACTTAGCTGCACTCCTCACGCAGAATGGTTACTCCATTGGTAGGTTGGAGCTGTTTGAATGGCTGCGGAATCATGGATACCTCATCCGGCAGAAAAATAGCCGGAACGTGCCAACAAGAAGAAGTATGAAGATGGGGCTATTCAGAGTCTTTGAAGAAATTTACTACGAAGGAGCCGAAGCGCGGATGTCATTAGAAGTCCAGGTAACGGAAAAAGGAGTAAAGTATTTCGTCAAAAAGTTTACTGGAAAGACCGATTATGAAAAATAG